A genomic stretch from Sceloporus undulatus isolate JIND9_A2432 ecotype Alabama chromosome 5, SceUnd_v1.1, whole genome shotgun sequence includes:
- the LOC121931300 gene encoding interferon-induced protein with tetratricopeptide repeats 5-like gives MLDLQLEHTLYRNRGAYLAMKAYLLHQQGDYHGALGSLKRAEEVLKQDHPANFSRQTLVTYGNYAWIYYHLTNYEMVELYLGRICEICQALSSPEPYSVEIPEIQAQKGWSLLVGGFRNGPEATECFRMALRKDESNEEFQAGLAFSIFASWTHCWRHDLQEEAQRLLEEIVFNHPQNYEAKVHLISLLSRNNRQRVKSLVDDVVQNSINPDVLRNAAKVCTHKLQSLSQAITILRKAIALNPRYHLLHYDLGCLYKMQLEKALPEEREELAAAATESFNRSLETDPASVFSRLELAKMYGEKSLAYEEEVYENLLEDLPNFSKRCQQAIYLHWGDFLLHKKGERQGALEMYMAGLSITGGHGRERGLLKASLKSLEERF, from the coding sequence ATGTTGGACCTCCAGCTGGAACACACTTTGTACCGTAATCGTGGTGCCTacctggccatgaaagcctaccTGCTCCACCAGCAAGGAGACTATCATGGAGCTCTGGGGAGCCTCAAGAGAGCAGAGGAGGTTCTGAAACAGGATCATCCCGCCAACTTCTCCCGTCAGACCCTGGTGACCTATGGGAATTACGCCTGGATTTATTACCACTTGACCAACTATGAGATGGTGGAGCTCTACCTGGGCCGGATCTGTGAGATTTGCCAGGCTCTCTCCAGCCCTGAGCCTTACTCTGTTGAGATCCCTGAAATCCAGGCCCAGAAAGGGTGGTCTCTGCTGGTTGGGGGCTTCCGCAATGGACCGGAAGCCACTGAGTGTTTCCGAATGGCCCTGAGGAAAGATGAGTCTAATGAGGAATTCCAAGCTGGTCTGGCATTCTCCATCTTTGCTTCCTGGACTCATTGTTGGAGGCACGATCTTCAGGAAGAGGCCCAAAGACTTCTGGAAGAGATTGTCTTTAACCACCCCCAAAATTATGAAGCCAAAGTACATTTGATCAGCCTGTTATCAAGGAACAATAGACAGAGAGTCAAGAGTCTGGTGGACGATGTGGTCCAGAACAGCATCAACCCAGACGTCCTGAGAAATGCTGCCAAGGTTTGTACACATAAGCTCCAATCACTATCACAGGCAATTACAATACTCAGGAAGGCCATAGCCCTGAATCCCAGGTACCACCTGCTTCACTATGACCTCGGGTGCCTCTACAAGATGCAGTTGGAGAAGGCATTgccagaagaaagggaagaactaGCAGCAGCAGCTACTGAAAGCTTCAACCGTTCTCTGGAAACAGATCCTGCTTCAGTGTTTTCCCGGTTGGAATTAGCCAAAATGTATGGGGAAAAGTCCTTGGCTTACGAGGAAGAGGTGTATGAAAACCTGTTGGAGGACCTGCCCAACTTCAGCAAGCGATGCCAGCAGGCCATCTACCTGCATTGGGGAGACTTCCTGCTCCACAAGAAAGGAGAGCGGCAAGGAGCACTGGAGATGTACATGGCAGGCCTGAGCATCACAGGTGGCCATGGCAGGGAAAGGGGCTTACTGAAGGCCAGCCTGAAAAGCCTGGAAGAGAGGTTCTAG